One genomic segment of Actinomycetota bacterium includes these proteins:
- the glyS gene encoding glycine--tRNA ligase subunit beta: protein MVRDLLLEIGTEELPSSAIYSGIEQLKKNAEKSFKNHRVNYEKINSFGSPRRIILYINSVEETQSPLVTKVIGPFKKDAYDKDNKPTKVAIGFAKAMGVDLNQLGVEKGKKGDVVFAEKVEHGKETTNILPQILKELVASLEFEKSMFWDHPDLRFSRPIRWTLSLFGDELVDFSLDGIKSDRFTYGHRLYGKERILINNCSEYFGKLKEKLVIADQNLRRNIILGEIEKIEDKIIEKIKDKKIKVKITPKVLDEVVNLVEFPQIIIGDYPEKFLKLPKEILVMAIQSHQRYFPVEDIEGNLINQFIAVHNGLKESEELIKEGHQRVLEARLEDASYSFHKDISINFSDRTELLKGIVFHDKLGSLYNKIKRLEELGIYLADINNMQDIIDNLKRTVKLCKNDLTTKMVSEFPELQGVVGKIYTDSSYIITLYEPSKLGGEEKIVSEAIYEHYLPIQADGDLPKSKVGSIVSVVDKLDNIVGMLLIGYIPTSSQDPHVLRRQANGIISIVLNIGLSFPLSDMITKNYKLYKDQIQTLSHSKKTLELSQKETVKIVKEFILDRLKAYLIRLEHPSELFEAIIGVNDEQIVNILERESALFNFVKSGNFEDIIVPYERCYNLSKGEMFYPRLYPVDDKLLSHPTEVKLTNLIKTSKRKIKELINSKKYDLVLKKLSSLRPLVDKLFDDVLIMEKDENIKRNRLSLLSLCVKTYNMFCDFSKIIHFVYKK from the coding sequence TTGGTTAGGGATTTATTATTAGAAATTGGAACAGAAGAGCTACCGTCATCAGCTATTTATTCAGGAATTGAGCAACTTAAAAAAAATGCTGAAAAATCTTTTAAGAACCACAGAGTGAATTATGAAAAGATAAATAGTTTTGGTTCACCAAGAAGGATTATTCTTTATATAAACAGTGTTGAGGAAACTCAATCCCCCCTTGTTACAAAAGTTATAGGTCCTTTTAAGAAAGATGCATATGATAAAGATAACAAACCAACCAAAGTAGCAATTGGTTTTGCTAAAGCTATGGGAGTTGATTTAAACCAATTAGGAGTGGAAAAAGGGAAGAAGGGGGATGTAGTTTTTGCTGAAAAAGTTGAACATGGTAAAGAAACAACAAATATATTACCTCAAATATTAAAGGAACTTGTTGCTTCATTAGAATTTGAAAAATCTATGTTCTGGGATCATCCTGATTTAAGATTTTCAAGACCAATCAGATGGACTCTTTCACTCTTTGGGGATGAATTAGTTGATTTTTCACTAGATGGAATAAAATCGGATAGATTCACATATGGTCATAGATTGTATGGCAAAGAACGCATTTTAATAAATAATTGTTCAGAATATTTTGGTAAGTTGAAGGAAAAATTAGTAATTGCTGATCAAAACTTAAGAAGAAACATAATACTGGGTGAGATTGAGAAAATAGAAGATAAAATTATAGAAAAAATAAAAGATAAGAAGATAAAAGTTAAAATCACTCCAAAAGTGCTTGATGAGGTAGTTAACTTAGTTGAATTTCCACAAATAATAATAGGAGACTACCCAGAGAAATTTTTGAAGTTACCAAAAGAGATTTTAGTAATGGCAATACAATCCCATCAAAGATACTTTCCTGTTGAGGACATAGAGGGAAATCTAATTAACCAATTCATCGCTGTTCATAATGGGCTTAAGGAAAGTGAGGAGCTAATAAAAGAAGGACATCAAAGAGTTTTGGAAGCAAGACTTGAAGATGCTTCATATTCATTTCATAAAGATATTTCAATTAATTTCAGTGATAGAACAGAACTTTTAAAAGGTATAGTTTTTCATGATAAATTAGGCTCTCTATATAACAAAATAAAAAGATTAGAAGAATTAGGGATATATCTTGCTGATATAAATAATATGCAAGATATAATAGATAATTTAAAGCGAACAGTAAAGTTATGTAAAAACGATCTTACGACTAAAATGGTTAGTGAATTTCCAGAACTACAGGGTGTTGTTGGAAAGATTTATACGGACTCTTCTTATATAATCACTTTATATGAACCCTCAAAATTAGGTGGGGAAGAAAAAATTGTATCTGAGGCTATCTATGAACATTACCTTCCGATACAAGCTGATGGCGATTTACCAAAATCAAAAGTTGGCTCTATTGTTTCAGTTGTAGATAAATTGGATAATATAGTAGGAATGTTATTAATAGGATATATTCCTACTAGCTCTCAAGATCCACATGTATTAAGAAGGCAAGCTAATGGAATAATATCAATTGTTTTAAATATTGGTCTATCTTTTCCCTTATCAGATATGATAACTAAAAATTATAAACTTTACAAAGATCAGATACAAACACTCTCTCATTCTAAAAAAACTTTAGAGTTGAGTCAGAAAGAAACTGTAAAGATAGTTAAAGAATTCATTTTGGATAGATTAAAAGCATATTTGATAAGATTAGAACATCCATCTGAACTTTTTGAAGCCATAATAGGTGTAAATGATGAACAGATAGTTAATATCTTAGAAAGAGAATCTGCACTTTTTAATTTTGTAAAATCTGGAAATTTTGAAGATATAATAGTTCCTTATGAGAGATGTTACAATCTTTCAAAAGGAGAAATGTTTTATCCTAGGCTTTATCCTGTAGATGATAAATTACTGTCTCATCCAACTGAGGTTAAATTAACTAATTTAATCAAAACCAGTAAGCGAAAAATCAAAGAACTAATAAATTCTAAGAAATATGATCTAGTCTTAAAAAAACTTTCTAGCTTAAGACCATTAGTTGACAAACTATTTGATGATGTATTAATTATGGAAAAGGATGAAAATATTAAGAGAAACCGTCTATCTTTACTCTCATTATGTGTCAAAACCTATAACATGTTTTGTGACTTTTCAAAAATAATTCATTTTGTATACAAAAAATAA
- the rpoD gene encoding RNA polymerase sigma factor RpoD, whose amino-acid sequence MPELKELMEKGKETGSLTTDEIAEHLQEIDLTIDQIEEIYDAIAEYEIEIVDKGLVQIDLEEAKKRARAEIEKKLDLTVKPPTNDPVRMYLKEIGKVDLLKQVEEVFLAKRIEKDDLKARAKLVEANLRLVVSIAKRYIGRGLSFLDLIQEGNMGLIKAVEKFDYKKGFKFSTYATWWIRQAITRAIADQARTIRVPVHMVETINKLIRTQRQLLLEGREPTDEEIAKAMDITPKRVREIKKISQIPLSLETPIGEEEDSFLGDFIEDEEATAPPDAASFSMLQDQIRKVLHTLDDRERKVIQFRFGLEDGYPRTLEDVGKRFNVTRERIRQIESKTLSKLRRKEISSTLRDFLEE is encoded by the coding sequence ATCCCAGAATTAAAAGAACTAATGGAGAAAGGAAAGGAAACCGGTTCCTTAACTACTGATGAGATTGCAGAACATTTACAAGAAATAGACTTAACTATAGATCAAATAGAAGAGATATATGATGCAATTGCAGAATATGAAATAGAAATAGTAGATAAAGGTTTGGTTCAGATTGACCTTGAAGAAGCAAAAAAGCGAGCAAGAGCGGAGATTGAGAAAAAATTAGACCTAACTGTTAAACCACCTACAAATGACCCTGTTCGAATGTATCTTAAGGAAATTGGAAAAGTTGACTTATTAAAACAAGTAGAAGAAGTATTTTTAGCAAAAAGAATAGAAAAAGATGATTTAAAAGCAAGAGCCAAACTTGTAGAAGCAAACTTGAGATTGGTAGTAAGTATTGCTAAAAGATATATAGGAAGAGGCCTTTCATTTTTAGACCTTATACAGGAAGGAAATATGGGTCTTATTAAAGCTGTAGAGAAATTTGATTATAAAAAAGGTTTTAAATTTTCAACCTATGCTACATGGTGGATAAGACAGGCCATAACCAGAGCAATTGCTGATCAAGCTCGAACAATAAGAGTTCCTGTACATATGGTAGAAACAATAAATAAACTTATAAGGACACAAAGACAACTTCTTCTGGAAGGTAGAGAACCAACTGACGAAGAGATTGCAAAAGCAATGGATATAACTCCCAAGAGAGTTAGAGAAATAAAGAAAATTTCTCAGATACCTCTTTCACTTGAAACTCCGATAGGTGAGGAAGAGGACAGTTTCTTGGGTGACTTTATAGAGGATGAGGAAGCAACAGCTCCACCAGATGCTGCTTCATTTAGCATGTTACAAGACCAGATAAGAAAAGTTCTCCATACCTTAGATGATAGAGAAAGAAAGGTAATTCAATTTAGATTTGGTTTAGAAGATGGTTATCCAAGGACATTGGAGGATGTAGGTAAAAGATTTAATGTTACCCGGGAAAGGATTCGTCAGATTGAATCAAAAACCTTAAGTAAACTTCGCCGTAAAGAAATAAGCTCCACATTAAGAGACTTTTTAGAAGAATAA
- a CDS encoding glycine--tRNA ligase subunit alpha: MNFQDMILNLHQYWVDYGCLILQPQDLEKGAGTFHWASFLRCLGPEPWKAAYISPSRRPTDGRYAENPFRMQYFYQYQVVLKPSPPDVQDIYLKSLESLGINLREHDIRFVEDDWESPTLGASGLGWEVWIDGMEITQFTYFQQMGSIELFPITAELTYGLERLAMYIQRKNNVFELKWNDKITYGEIYKEAESQWSIYNFDVADVKMLKKQFDMWELECKKALEKKLIFPAHELVLKCSHAFNMLDSRGVISVTKRTNYIKRVRDLARLVANAYLTHREELGLPLLKGENIG; encoded by the coding sequence TTGAATTTTCAGGACATGATTTTAAACCTTCATCAATATTGGGTTGATTATGGATGTTTGATTTTACAACCACAAGATTTGGAAAAGGGGGCAGGTACCTTCCACTGGGCTTCTTTCTTGAGATGTTTAGGTCCAGAACCCTGGAAAGCTGCTTATATATCTCCATCCAGAAGACCAACAGATGGAAGATATGCAGAAAATCCTTTTAGAATGCAGTATTTTTATCAATATCAAGTTGTATTAAAGCCTTCTCCACCAGATGTACAGGATATTTATTTGAAAAGTCTGGAATCATTAGGGATTAATTTAAGGGAACATGACATAAGATTTGTTGAGGATGATTGGGAATCACCCACATTAGGTGCATCAGGACTGGGATGGGAAGTCTGGATAGATGGAATGGAGATAACCCAATTCACCTATTTTCAACAAATGGGAAGTATTGAACTTTTTCCTATTACTGCTGAGCTTACTTATGGTTTGGAAAGATTGGCAATGTATATTCAAAGGAAAAACAATGTTTTTGAATTGAAATGGAATGATAAGATTACATATGGAGAGATTTATAAAGAAGCAGAGAGTCAATGGTCAATTTATAATTTTGATGTAGCAGATGTTAAAATGTTAAAAAAACAGTTTGATATGTGGGAATTAGAATGTAAAAAAGCCTTGGAGAAAAAGCTAATATTTCCTGCTCATGAATTAGTTTTAAAATGCTCCCATGCTTTCAATATGTTAGATTCAAGAGGAGTAATATCAGTTACTAAAAGAACAAATTACATCAAAAGAGTGAGAGACTTAGCAAGGTTAGTTGCAAATGCATATTTAACTCATAGGGAAGAATTGGGACTTCCTCTTTTAAAAGGTGAAAATATTGGTTAG
- the dnaG gene encoding DNA primase has product MSQSYRDFRDSGIDDVEEVRNKSDIVEIVSQYVKLKKSGKRYTGLCPFHPEKKPSFTVDSTKQLFHCFGCEAGGDIFSFIMKIENIDFSGALQLLADRVGYTLRRDKYGIPSSERKKIKERLYEIHKLAKNFYVKNLYSENAAHIRRYLNSRGFKSTTIKQFELGYAPNRWDGLTNYAINSGFNVHELLQSGLAVESSKTKRGCYDLFRDRIMFPIWDLTGKVIAFGGRTLKEETAKYINSPETMIYKKKKTVYGINKAKEQIVKDDRVIVVEGYTDILALNQEGIKNCVASLGTALTIEQIRLLNRFTNNIITIFDADTAGEAATERGIELLKEYNGNMELYHQYNVNMSAVSLPSGYDPAKFIMEKKDKSIIDLVNKAEPLVDFTLKSILERRDTSTINGKLKTAYDTVNFISDLPSRILQEEYIKKVAQKIDMSEERLFSYLSDVNKKKREQTLTSIRRKTYPKAEVEFDETKISPQTSIELEAISIIIQSEEKPREILFELEKDDFKYPPAREIFTLLKGGIIEEKYNKIYNIIDDLTSTASKKLFNKLLFEERKYENPLIISREIYCRIKEFELRRQISDIKGEMAKHDSKSKTYDELFKKLLNIEEKIRKLKERKIYY; this is encoded by the coding sequence ATGAGTCAATCATATAGGGATTTTAGAGATTCAGGTATTGATGATGTTGAAGAGGTTAGGAATAAAAGCGATATAGTAGAAATTGTTTCTCAATATGTTAAATTGAAAAAATCTGGTAAGAGATATACGGGTCTTTGCCCATTTCATCCAGAAAAGAAACCGTCTTTCACAGTGGATTCAACAAAACAATTATTTCATTGTTTTGGTTGTGAAGCAGGAGGAGACATTTTCTCATTTATCATGAAAATTGAAAACATTGATTTTTCTGGTGCTTTACAACTTTTAGCTGATAGAGTTGGATACACTTTAAGAAGAGATAAGTATGGCATCCCCAGTAGTGAGAGGAAGAAAATCAAAGAAAGACTGTATGAGATTCATAAGCTGGCAAAGAATTTTTATGTAAAAAATCTATATTCAGAAAATGCAGCTCATATTAGAAGATATTTAAATTCAAGAGGCTTCAAATCAACAACAATAAAACAATTTGAATTAGGATATGCACCAAACAGGTGGGATGGTTTAACAAATTATGCAATTAACTCAGGATTTAATGTTCATGAATTATTGCAATCTGGTCTTGCAGTTGAAAGTTCAAAAACTAAGCGAGGTTGTTATGACCTATTTAGAGATAGAATTATGTTTCCAATCTGGGATTTAACCGGGAAGGTAATTGCTTTTGGTGGTAGAACATTAAAAGAAGAGACTGCAAAGTACATAAATTCTCCAGAAACGATGATATACAAGAAGAAAAAGACAGTATATGGAATAAACAAAGCAAAAGAGCAAATAGTAAAAGATGATAGAGTAATTGTAGTTGAGGGATATACCGATATATTAGCTCTTAATCAGGAAGGAATAAAAAATTGTGTTGCTAGTTTGGGAACAGCTTTAACTATAGAACAAATCAGGTTATTAAACAGATTTACAAATAACATCATCACAATTTTTGATGCAGATACAGCTGGAGAGGCTGCTACTGAAAGAGGAATTGAGCTATTAAAGGAATATAACGGTAATATGGAACTGTACCATCAATATAATGTCAATATGTCAGCAGTATCTCTTCCTTCAGGATATGACCCTGCTAAATTTATTATGGAAAAAAAGGATAAGAGTATTATTGATTTAGTAAATAAGGCAGAGCCATTGGTCGATTTTACCTTAAAATCTATTTTAGAAAGAAGAGATACATCAACAATTAATGGCAAATTAAAAACTGCATATGACACAGTGAATTTCATATCGGATCTACCCTCAAGGATATTACAGGAAGAATATATTAAAAAGGTTGCTCAAAAAATTGATATGAGTGAGGAGAGACTTTTCTCTTATTTATCAGATGTGAATAAGAAAAAAAGAGAACAAACCTTAACAAGTATAAGAAGAAAAACTTATCCTAAGGCTGAAGTTGAGTTTGATGAAACAAAAATTTCTCCTCAAACGTCTATTGAACTGGAAGCTATTTCTATAATAATACAAAGCGAAGAAAAACCAAGAGAAATTCTATTTGAGCTTGAAAAAGATGACTTTAAATATCCTCCAGCAAGAGAAATATTTACTCTTCTGAAAGGAGGAATAATAGAAGAAAAGTATAATAAGATATATAATATTATAGATGATCTAACTTCTACAGCCTCAAAAAAGCTTTTCAACAAACTACTATTTGAAGAAAGAAAATATGAAAATCCTCTTATAATATCACGTGAAATTTATTGTCGAATAAAGGAATTTGAATTAAGGCGTCAAATAAGTGATATTAAAGGTGAAATGGCTAAACATGACAGTAAATCTAAGACCTACGATGAGCTGTTTAAGAAGTTATTAAACATCGAGGAAAAAATAAGAAAATTAAAAGAAAGAAAAATATATTATTAA
- the ppdK gene encoding pyruvate, phosphate dikinase: MEKKYAYFFDEGGKEMRSLLGGKGANLCEMTKMAFPVPPGFVITTEACIKYNELGKVFPEGLEEQVEKYLKKLEDVTKKKFGDPENLLLVSVRSGAMFSMPGMMDTVLNLGLNDESVKGLAQLTGNERFAHDSYRRFISMFGEIVMGIDGLKFEKTLGRMKKEKGYKFDTELTTDDLKDLILKYRNIIIEEKGEEFPHEPLKQLQMSVKAVFDSWFTPRAIVYRKANEIPEDLGTAVNIQTMVFGNMGWDSGTGVAFTRDPANGKKVYYGEYLLNAQGEDVVAGIRTPKPLIELKDDLPEVYEELTGLMDKLEEHYTDMQDLEFTIEPGKLYMLQTRTGKRTAAAALKIAVDMHKEGLISKEEAVKRISPYQLDQLLHPRIDPNAKLDVLTKGLNASPGAAIGKVIFDADKAAEMGKDGEKVILVRWETTPDDIHGLIESQGILTSHGGMTSHAAVVARGMGKPCVCGAEEIHIDYDKNQFNVGNIIVKEGDIIAIDGTKGNVILGAVPLIEPEINVDFITLLKWCDEIRRLGVWANADTPDDAKKAREYGAEGIGLCRTEHMFMAEDRLPYVQEMILAKTDEERVKPLEKLWRMQKDDFVGIFKAMTGLPVIIRLLDPPLHEFLPDYVETLLELQKLKQEGTSEEEIKEKEELLRAIRSMQEANPMLGLRGCRLGITRPDVYHMQVRAIIEAACDVIDEGYEPVVEIMIPLVADKMELKITREESEKIIKEVLEKRGKNIPYKIGTMIELPRAALTADEIAKYADFFSYGTNDLTQTTFGFSRDDAEPKFIPQYIELKILEKNPFEVMDIDGVGKLVEMSCKLARKTKPDIELGICGEHGGDPKSIHFCNKVGLNYVSCSPFRVPIARLSAAQATIKEKE, from the coding sequence ATGGAAAAAAAGTATGCTTATTTTTTTGATGAAGGTGGAAAGGAGATGCGCTCATTACTTGGCGGTAAGGGTGCAAATCTCTGCGAGATGACAAAAATGGCTTTTCCTGTTCCTCCGGGTTTTGTAATTACAACTGAAGCTTGCATTAAATATAATGAGCTGGGAAAGGTTTTTCCAGAAGGATTAGAAGAACAGGTAGAAAAATATTTAAAAAAGCTTGAGGATGTTACCAAAAAGAAATTCGGAGATCCAGAAAATCTTCTACTTGTTTCTGTTAGGTCAGGTGCTATGTTTTCTATGCCAGGTATGATGGATACTGTTTTAAATTTAGGATTAAATGACGAATCAGTTAAAGGGTTAGCACAACTAACAGGAAATGAGAGGTTTGCACATGACTCATATAGAAGATTTATTTCCATGTTTGGGGAAATTGTTATGGGCATAGATGGTCTAAAATTTGAAAAGACATTAGGAAGAATGAAAAAAGAAAAAGGATATAAATTTGATACAGAACTAACAACAGATGATCTTAAAGATCTAATTTTAAAATATAGAAATATCATTATAGAAGAAAAAGGGGAAGAATTTCCTCATGAGCCATTAAAACAATTACAAATGTCTGTAAAAGCTGTATTTGATTCATGGTTCACCCCAAGAGCAATTGTTTATCGTAAGGCAAATGAAATTCCTGAGGATTTAGGGACTGCTGTTAATATACAAACTATGGTTTTTGGTAACATGGGTTGGGATTCTGGAACTGGAGTAGCTTTTACAAGAGACCCTGCTAATGGTAAAAAGGTATATTATGGTGAATATCTTTTAAATGCCCAGGGAGAGGATGTAGTAGCAGGAATAAGAACTCCTAAACCACTTATTGAACTAAAAGATGATTTACCTGAAGTGTATGAAGAGTTAACTGGACTTATGGACAAACTTGAAGAACATTATACTGATATGCAGGATCTTGAGTTCACAATTGAGCCAGGAAAACTGTATATGCTTCAAACAAGAACTGGAAAAAGAACTGCAGCAGCAGCACTAAAAATAGCAGTAGACATGCATAAAGAAGGACTTATTTCTAAAGAAGAAGCGGTGAAAAGAATATCACCATATCAACTTGACCAACTTTTGCATCCAAGAATAGACCCTAATGCAAAATTAGATGTTCTAACGAAAGGTCTTAATGCATCTCCAGGTGCAGCAATTGGAAAGGTAATTTTTGATGCTGATAAAGCAGCGGAAATGGGAAAAGATGGTGAGAAAGTTATATTAGTAAGATGGGAAACAACACCTGATGATATTCATGGACTTATAGAATCACAGGGAATTTTAACAAGTCATGGAGGAATGACAAGCCATGCTGCGGTAGTAGCGAGAGGAATGGGAAAACCTTGTGTTTGTGGAGCTGAAGAGATTCATATTGATTATGATAAAAATCAATTTAATGTAGGAAATATTATAGTAAAAGAGGGTGATATTATAGCTATAGATGGTACTAAGGGAAATGTTATACTCGGAGCAGTACCATTAATTGAACCTGAAATAAATGTAGATTTTATTACCTTACTTAAATGGTGTGATGAGATAAGGAGATTAGGAGTTTGGGCAAATGCTGATACTCCTGATGATGCCAAAAAGGCTAGAGAATACGGTGCGGAAGGGATAGGTTTATGCAGGACAGAGCATATGTTTATGGCTGAGGACAGACTTCCATATGTACAAGAAATGATATTGGCAAAGACAGATGAGGAAAGAGTCAAACCACTTGAGAAGTTATGGAGGATGCAGAAAGATGATTTTGTAGGAATATTTAAAGCGATGACTGGTCTTCCTGTAATAATAAGATTACTTGACCCACCTCTTCATGAATTCTTACCTGATTATGTTGAGACATTATTGGAACTTCAAAAACTTAAACAAGAAGGAACATCTGAGGAAGAGATTAAAGAGAAAGAAGAACTACTGAGAGCAATTCGTTCTATGCAAGAAGCTAATCCTATGTTAGGACTACGAGGATGCAGATTAGGTATCACCAGACCAGATGTTTATCATATGCAGGTTAGAGCAATAATAGAAGCAGCTTGTGATGTGATTGATGAGGGTTATGAACCAGTAGTAGAGATAATGATTCCACTTGTAGCAGATAAGATGGAATTAAAGATTACAAGGGAAGAATCTGAGAAGATAATAAAGGAAGTTTTAGAAAAAAGAGGAAAAAATATTCCTTATAAAATTGGAACCATGATTGAGCTTCCAAGAGCAGCATTAACAGCAGATGAAATAGCAAAATATGCTGACTTCTTCTCTTATGGAACAAATGATCTTACTCAGACAACATTTGGTTTTAGTAGAGATGATGCAGAACCTAAATTTATTCCACAATATATTGAATTAAAAATTCTTGAGAAAAATCCTTTTGAGGTTATGGATATTGATGGAGTAGGTAAGTTAGTGGAAATGTCATGTAAATTAGCAAGAAAGACAAAACCAGATATAGAATTAGGTATTTGTGGGGAGCATGGTGGAGATCCCAAATCTATACATTTCTGTAATAAAGTTGGATTAAATTATGTGAGTTGCTCTCCATTTAGAGTTCCTATAGCAAGACTGTCAGCAGCCCAAGCCACCATCAAAGAAAAAGAATAA
- a CDS encoding S8 family serine peptidase, whose product MKTYLILLLIGLLVLGFTGVSFGQDELFEEDEIRTIKGPKWAPEEIIVKFKRGISEDVIRQINQRHGTSVLSISKRGQFMRLRIPSNRTVEEMVSIYSRNPNVEYAEPNFIASALITPNDPYYSYQWHLDNSIYGGIHMESAWDIQTGNPDVVVAVVDTGVAYESFKNFQQAPDLANTSFVAGYDFVNNDTHPNDDEGHGTHVAGTVAQSTNNNLGVAGVAFNVSIMPLKVLDATGSGTYANVADGIYFAADNGAAVINLSLGGTSQSTTLEKAVAYAYSKGVTIVCAAGNEYLWGNSPLYPAAYDAYCIAVGATRFDETRAYYSNTGTYLDITAPGGDLNVDQNNDGYGDGVLQQTFGNNPKDFGYWFYQGTSMAAPHVSGVSALLIANGTTGPTNVKKALEDTAEDKGPEGWDEDYGWGIVDAYAALSYSTVPVHDVAVTGISALSWCVQGDSIDVVVNVANQGDYEEAFDVTLTDTTDSVEIGSQLVSLPAKGTADLTFTWDTTTSSLADHILLAEAGIVSGETDTADNTMTTTVTVKEPIHDVAVIDIDAPLEAYQGDLVSVSITVENQGTYSETTTVSLTDTTDGVLIGSKIVSLNAGDLTIVPFDWGTTGVSIGDHTLKAETSVVEGETDTADNSMTTKVTIKEKLATTMHIANIDMVLSTRIAGPNKFIRALATVTIVDANNDPVEGATVYGSWSGATSDTDSGITDTTGKVVLESDQVKNPHSGITFTFTVENVTKSGCTYDSAINTETSDSIIVP is encoded by the coding sequence ATAAAAACATATCTGATATTATTATTGATAGGTCTTTTGGTTTTAGGTTTTACGGGCGTAAGTTTTGGACAGGATGAGCTTTTTGAAGAAGATGAGATTAGAACTATCAAAGGACCAAAATGGGCTCCAGAGGAGATCATCGTAAAATTCAAAAGGGGTATTTCTGAAGATGTGATCCGTCAAATAAATCAGCGCCACGGGACTTCAGTCCTTTCTATAAGTAAACGTGGCCAATTTATGCGCCTCAGGATCCCCAGCAATAGAACCGTGGAAGAGATGGTGTCGATTTATAGCCGAAACCCAAATGTGGAATACGCTGAGCCAAACTTCATAGCTTCTGCACTTATAACCCCTAATGACCCTTACTACTCCTACCAGTGGCACTTAGATAATTCTATTTATGGAGGTATCCATATGGAATCTGCCTGGGATATTCAAACAGGTAATCCAGATGTCGTCGTGGCTGTAGTAGATACAGGGGTGGCTTATGAGAGTTTCAAGAATTTTCAACAAGCTCCCGACTTAGCCAATACTTCATTTGTAGCAGGATACGACTTTGTCAACAACGATACCCATCCCAATGACGACGAAGGCCATGGTACACATGTAGCAGGGACTGTAGCCCAAAGCACTAACAATAATCTAGGAGTAGCTGGTGTGGCATTTAATGTCTCAATTATGCCATTAAAGGTATTAGACGCAACCGGTTCTGGTACTTATGCAAACGTTGCTGACGGTATTTACTTTGCTGCTGATAATGGTGCTGCAGTAATTAATTTGAGTCTAGGAGGGACTAGCCAGTCTACTACTTTGGAAAAGGCAGTTGCCTATGCTTACAGTAAAGGAGTTACTATTGTCTGTGCTGCTGGAAACGAGTACCTATGGGGAAATTCTCCTTTATATCCTGCTGCCTATGATGCCTATTGTATCGCTGTTGGAGCTACGAGATTCGATGAAACCAGGGCTTATTATTCCAATACTGGTACCTACTTAGATATAACTGCACCAGGTGGAGATTTGAATGTTGACCAGAACAATGACGGATATGGCGATGGTGTCCTACAACAGACCTTTGGCAACAATCCAAAGGACTTCGGTTACTGGTTTTATCAGGGTACCTCAATGGCTGCCCCTCATGTCTCTGGAGTTTCTGCCCTATTAATTGCAAATGGGACCACTGGACCTACTAATGTTAAAAAGGCATTAGAAGATACGGCAGAAGACAAAGGTCCGGAAGGCTGGGATGAAGATTATGGTTGGGGAATAGTGGATGCTTATGCTGCCTTAAGCTATTCTACAGTACCAGTTCATGATGTAGCAGTGACAGGTATATCCGCACTCTCATGGTGTGTTCAAGGAGATTCTATTGATGTTGTAGTGAATGTAGCCAATCAGGGTGATTACGAGGAGGCATTTGATGTCACCTTGACCGATACCACTGATTCTGTGGAAATAGGCAGCCAATTAGTATCCTTACCTGCTAAAGGAACAGCAGATTTGACTTTCACATGGGATACCACTACCTCATCTTTAGCTGACCATATTCTTTTAGCAGAGGCAGGTATAGTCTCAGGAGAAACTGACACAGCTGATAATACCATGACTACAACGGTGACGGTGAAAGAACCTATTCACGATGTAGCAGTTATTGACATCGATGCGCCTTTAGAAGCCTATCAAGGAGATTTGGTTTCAGTTTCTATAACAGTGGAAAATCAGGGTACCTATTCAGAGACAACTACAGTAAGCTTGACTGATACAACAGACGGAGTCCTTATAGGTTCTAAAATAGTATCCCTGAATGCCGGCGATTTAACCATCGTACCATTTGACTGGGGTACCACTGGTGTATCCATAGGCGATCACACACTTAAAGCCGAGACAAGTGTTGTAGAAGGTGAAACCGATACAGCCGATAACTCCATGACCACTAAAGTTACCATAAAGGAGAAGCTTGCCACCACTATGCATATAGCAAATATTGATATGGTCCTTAGTACTAGAATTGCTGGTCCAAATAAATTTATAAGAGCACTTGCAACCGTAACCATTGTTGACGCCAATAATGATCCAGTAGAGGGAGCAACGGTGTATGGTTCTTGGAGTGGTGCTACTTCTGATACCGATTCTGGAATAACTGACACAACAGGTAAAGTAGTCTTAGAATCAGATCAAGTAAAGAATCCACATAGTGGGATAACCTTTACCTTCACAGTGGAGAATGTTACTAAATCAGGCTGTACCTATGATTCAGCTATCAACACAGAAACTAGCGATTCGATAATCGTACCATAA